A region of Streptomyces sp. NBC_01788 DNA encodes the following proteins:
- the efeO gene encoding iron uptake system protein EfeO, with translation MRAVRFSVITAAAAVALTAVTACTQKSGTQDTDRVVDVTAKDDSCEVSKKEFPAGHVELAIENKGSKVTEVYLLFPDDRIVAERENIGPGIKQKVTAEVKAGDYLIACKPGMKGKGIRQEVKATGGAVAKRDPKLDTAVADYRQYAQDQADETLPRVEAFVNAIKAGDVPAAKKAYAISRLGWERTEPVAESFGDIDPKVDVREDGLEDGQKWTGWHRLEKSLWKDGRIGAEEKTLADQLLTDLKDWQQRVGTAEITPTSMANGAKELLDEVARGKVTGEEDRYAHTDLVDFKGNVEGAQKAYELLRPVASKNDPALAKELDKQFAALETLLDKYRKDKTSYEFVSYDKVGKDDRKELSDAVNALAEPLSKLAAAVVK, from the coding sequence GTGCGAGCCGTCCGCTTCTCCGTCATCACCGCCGCGGCAGCGGTCGCGCTGACCGCCGTGACGGCCTGTACGCAGAAGAGCGGCACCCAGGACACCGACCGGGTGGTCGACGTGACCGCGAAGGACGACTCCTGCGAGGTCTCGAAGAAGGAGTTCCCGGCCGGGCACGTCGAGCTCGCCATCGAGAACAAGGGCTCGAAGGTCACCGAGGTCTACCTCCTCTTCCCGGACGACCGGATCGTCGCCGAGCGCGAGAACATCGGCCCCGGCATCAAGCAGAAGGTCACCGCCGAGGTGAAGGCCGGCGACTACCTCATCGCCTGCAAGCCGGGCATGAAGGGCAAGGGCATCCGCCAGGAGGTCAAGGCGACCGGCGGCGCGGTCGCCAAGCGCGACCCGAAGCTGGACACGGCCGTCGCCGACTACCGCCAGTACGCCCAGGACCAGGCCGACGAGACCCTGCCCCGCGTCGAGGCCTTCGTGAACGCGATCAAGGCCGGCGACGTGCCGGCCGCCAAGAAGGCGTACGCGATCTCCCGCCTCGGCTGGGAGCGCACGGAGCCGGTCGCGGAGTCCTTCGGCGACATCGACCCCAAGGTCGACGTCCGCGAGGACGGCCTGGAGGACGGCCAGAAGTGGACCGGCTGGCACCGCCTGGAGAAGTCGCTGTGGAAGGACGGCAGGATCGGCGCCGAGGAGAAGACGCTCGCCGACCAGCTCCTCACCGACCTCAAGGACTGGCAGCAGCGGGTGGGCACCGCCGAGATCACCCCGACCTCCATGGCCAACGGCGCCAAGGAACTCCTCGACGAGGTCGCCCGGGGCAAGGTCACCGGCGAGGAGGACCGCTACGCCCACACGGACCTGGTCGACTTCAAGGGCAACGTCGAGGGCGCGCAGAAGGCGTACGAACTCCTCAGGCCGGTCGCCTCGAAGAACGACCCGGCGCTGGCCAAGGAGCTCGACAAGCAGTTCGCCGCGCTCGAGACGCTTCTCGACAAGTACCGCAAGGACAAGACGTCGTACGAGTTCGTCTCCTACGACAAGGTCGGCAAGGACGACCGCAAGGAGCTCTCGGACGCGGTGAACGCGCTCGCCGAGCCGCTGTCCAAGCTCGCCGCGGCCGTCGTGAAGTAG
- the efeB gene encoding iron uptake transporter deferrochelatase/peroxidase subunit produces MTDTQGSTPSRRAVIGWGGAGIALGAVAAGGAVAMTKAGSDLDPVGAEAGGAVEFHGAHQAGIATAVQDRLHFAAFDVKTDDRAEFVRLLKDWTAAARRMTAGKEVGEGAYGGLPEAPPDDTGEALGLNPSRLTLTIGFGPSLFDRFGLRDKRPAALVDLPKFPGDNLDRSRTGGDLCVQACADDPQVAVHAIRNLARIGFGKVAVRWSQLGFGKTSSTTPDAHTPRNLFGFKDGTRNIAGTETGRLTEHVWVGDQDGGANDAWMHGGSYLVARRIRMNIETWDRAPLQEQEDIFGRDKGEGAPVGKPKEHDEPFLKAMKPTAHVRLAHPDSNDGITILRRGYSFTDGTDGLGRLDAGLFFLAYQRDPRHGFIPLQRRLATSDALNEYIQHVGSAVFAIPPGVRDTHDWWGRTLLSEEA; encoded by the coding sequence ATGACCGATACCCAGGGCAGCACTCCGTCCCGCCGCGCCGTGATCGGCTGGGGCGGGGCGGGGATCGCGCTCGGCGCCGTCGCGGCCGGCGGCGCGGTGGCGATGACCAAGGCCGGCTCCGACCTGGACCCGGTCGGCGCGGAAGCGGGCGGCGCGGTGGAGTTCCACGGCGCCCACCAGGCCGGCATCGCCACGGCCGTGCAGGACCGGCTGCACTTCGCCGCGTTCGATGTGAAGACCGACGACCGCGCCGAGTTCGTACGGCTGCTGAAGGACTGGACGGCCGCCGCACGCCGGATGACCGCCGGTAAGGAGGTCGGCGAGGGCGCGTACGGCGGACTTCCCGAGGCGCCGCCCGACGACACCGGCGAGGCGCTGGGCCTCAACCCCTCGCGGCTGACGCTGACCATCGGCTTCGGGCCGTCGCTGTTCGACAGGTTCGGGCTGCGGGACAAGCGGCCGGCCGCCCTGGTGGACCTGCCCAAGTTCCCCGGCGACAACCTGGACCGCTCCCGCACCGGCGGCGACCTGTGCGTCCAGGCCTGCGCGGACGACCCGCAGGTCGCCGTGCACGCGATCCGCAACCTGGCCCGCATCGGCTTCGGCAAGGTCGCCGTCCGCTGGTCCCAGCTCGGCTTCGGCAAGACCTCCTCCACCACGCCGGACGCCCACACCCCGCGCAACCTCTTCGGGTTCAAGGACGGCACCCGCAACATCGCGGGCACCGAGACCGGCCGGCTGACGGAGCACGTCTGGGTCGGCGACCAGGACGGCGGCGCGAACGACGCCTGGATGCACGGGGGTTCGTACCTCGTCGCCCGGCGCATCCGGATGAACATCGAGACCTGGGACCGGGCTCCGCTCCAGGAGCAGGAGGACATCTTCGGCCGGGACAAGGGCGAGGGCGCGCCGGTCGGCAAGCCCAAGGAGCACGACGAGCCGTTCCTGAAGGCGATGAAGCCCACCGCGCACGTACGGCTCGCGCACCCCGACTCCAACGACGGCATCACGATCCTGCGCCGCGGCTACTCCTTCACCGACGGCACCGACGGCCTCGGCCGCCTGGACGCCGGACTGTTCTTCCTGGCCTACCAGCGCGACCCGCGCCACGGGTTCATCCCGCTCCAGCGCAGGCTGGCGACGTCGGACGCGCTCAACGAGTACATCCAGCACGTGGGTTCGGCGGTCTTCGCGATACCGCCCGGCGTGCGTGACACGCACGACTGGTGGGGCCGCACCCTGCTGTCCGAGGAGGCGTGA